From a region of the Impatiens glandulifera chromosome 4, dImpGla2.1, whole genome shotgun sequence genome:
- the LOC124935081 gene encoding uncharacterized protein LOC124935081 encodes MVSPKTNWCLGYAMQIDKILLHLNIPTGPAAKGKEPKVKEPKEKKQLKVKKTKGKAKKGKRKTRVESTASAASRSRSKGTPLPEQSVHNEVNIPTSSSIHVVKDTATMPVELATLDVQPIVLDGINNVVDGINRMEETNVTSNVDATGQNVETDRAGSEDDRHTDLEQEKAKEPTKSNEDQEMNHTETGVNPGLHEEEVIVEDLVETPGPQDKEQEAENIVNEILKEVDERALHTSNMFYVWANTRMEISLKNDLPEIPEEKKWSERFGRSGFCFGKHNLCPRSLIKIFRRRS; translated from the exons ATGGTGTCTCCTAAGACCAACTGGTGCTTAGGTTACGCCATGCAGATCGACAAGATTTTGCTTCATCTAAATATTCCTACCGGGCCAG CCGCTAAGGGTAAAGAACCCAAAGTAAAGGAACCTAAGGAAAAGAAACAACTAAAGGTGAAAAAAACAAAAGGGAAGGCCAAAAAGGGTAAAAGAAAG ACTCGTGTCGAGTCTACCGCCAGTGCGGCAAGCCGCTCTAGATCAAAGGGAACCCCTCTCCCAGAACAATCCGTTCACAATGAGGTAAATATTCCTACTTCCTCTTCTATTCATGTTGTCAAGGACACTGCAACTATGCCGGTTGAGCTTGCTACCTTAGATGTTCAACCGATAGTGTTAGATGGCATTAATAACGTTGTGGATGGAATCAATCGGATGGAAGAAACCAATGTGACTAGTAATGTTGATGCAACTGGTCAGAATGTTGAAACTGACCGGGCAGGTTCTGAAGATGATCGACACACCGATCTTGAGCAAGAAAAAGCCAAGGAGCCGACaaaatcaaatgaagatcagGAGATGAACCATACCGAAACCGGAGTCAATCCAGGTCTTCATGAGGAGGAAGTGATTGTTGAAGATTTAGTTGAAACACCGGGCCCTCAAGATAAAGAGCAAGAGGCCGAAAATATTGTGAACGAAATTCTGAAGGAGGTTGATGAAAGGGCACTGCACACTTCCAACATGTTCTATGTATGGGCCAATACAAGAATGgagattagtttaaaaaatgatcTTCCTGAGATACCGGAGGAGAAAAAATGGTCGGAGCGATTTGGAAGAAGTGGATTTTGTTTTGGCAAACACAACCTCTGTCCACGAAGCCTTATCAAGATATTCCGTCGTCGAAGCTAA